Within the Staphylococcus argenteus genome, the region GAATGAAAAATGCCACAAGCACATATTTAAGTATGCTTATGGCGTTATATTATGTTTGCGGTAAATTACGATGTTTAATTTTATAGATTATAAAGCCGATAATGAATCCAATTACACTAAGAACAACCCAGCCCATGCCGATATCTGATAATGGCAAATATTTTTGACCGAAGTTAATCAAAGCTTGAGCAAATGAAGTGCTTGAAATGAATTCTGGGCTAGCTTTTAATCCATCAAGTAATGCAGCAATTGCTGTAAAGAGAATCGTCCATTGATACACAATCTTTGAATGATGGAACTTACTACTAAATAAAGTTAATATGATCAAAGCAATTGCCAATGGATATAAGAACATTAATACTGGAACTGAATACATAATAATTTTAGTTAATCCGACGTTTGCGAACAAGAATGAGATAAAGCTTACAACTGTTGCAATCGCTAAATAATTCAGCTTCGGGAATAAATGCTCAAATGTTTCTGAAAATGCTGTAATTAAACCGATGGCTGTTTTTAAGCACGCGACCATAACGATTAGAGACAATAAGACAATGCCATAGTTACCTAAGTAATATTGTGTAATTTGTGCTAATGCGATACCACCATTTTCACTTACTTTAAAGTGACCGATACTTAATGTACCCATAATTGCTAATAGAGTATAAATGATACCCATCATAACGATACTGATAGTACCAGACTTTATTGTTTCTTTAGCGATATCGGTTGGATTTTCGATGCCTAACTTTTTAATCGTAGCAACAATAATAATACCAAATGCTAACGATGCTAATGCATCTAATGTGTTGTATCCATCTAAAAAGCCATTAAATAAAGCGTTAGATTGATATTGCTTACTAATAGGTGCATCTGAAATGCCACCTAATGGATGGATAAAGGCAAATAATAAAATGATTGCTAATAATACTAAGAATACAGGATTTAAAAATTTACCGATATATTCTAAAATTCGTGAAGGTTTTCTCGCAAAAAACCATGCAATCACAAAGAAAATAAAGCTAAAAATAAATAAAT harbors:
- the brnQ1 gene encoding branched-chain amino acid transport system II carrier protein BrnQ1, with the translated sequence MKKKLTFKENMFIGSMLFGLFFGAGNLIFPIHLGQAAGSNVFIANLGFLITAIGLPFLGIIAIGISKTAGLFEIASRVNKTYAYIFTIALYLVIGPFFALPRLATTSFEIAFSPFLSPKQITLYLFIFSFIFFVIAWFFARKPSRILEYIGKFLNPVFLVLLAIILLFAFIHPLGGISDAPISKQYQSNALFNGFLDGYNTLDALASLAFGIIIVATIKKLGIENPTDIAKETIKSGTISIVMMGIIYTLLAIMGTLSIGHFKVSENGGIALAQITQYYLGNYGIVLLSLIVMVACLKTAIGLITAFSETFEHLFPKLNYLAIATVVSFISFLFANVGLTKIIMYSVPVLMFLYPLAIALIILTLFSSKFHHSKIVYQWTILFTAIAALLDGLKASPEFISSTSFAQALINFGQKYLPLSDIGMGWVVLSVIGFIIGFIIYKIKHRNLPQT